CGGTTGTGTCGCGGAATAGTCCGAGCCAGTCGTTTACCCATTCCATCGCGTTGCCGGCCATGTCGCAAAAGCCAGCGGAGTTGAAATCTTTACTGCAGACTGGGTGAAGTTTGTATTCAGAGTTGCTGCTGTTCCAGCTGTTCTTGGTGTCCCATGCGAGAGTCGTTGCGTAGACCCATTCCGCTTCGGTCGGGAGTCGGTAGCCTTCGACATCGGCATGAAATGCGAATCCTTCTAGATTGGTGCAGTGCTTTTCGTCGTCGAAGATGGCGCTACGATAGGTGTATACGGTGTCGCGCTCTTCGAGTTTACTTTTGGCGTTTGCAAAAAGGATGGCGTCGTAGTAGGTGATGTCGGTGAGGGGGAGACTGTCGTTTTCACATTTGCCGAAGGTCTTGAGTTCTGCTTTTTTGGCAATGCTTGCGTATTCGCCACAAGTGACTTCATGAATGTCCATGTAAAAGTCGTAATCAAGAGAGACTTTCATGGCGGGGCGTTCGTTGGCTTTAAAAGATTTGTCATTGGTTCCCAGCATGACTTTGTCGCCGGAGAGACGAAGCATTCCTTCGATTTCTTGAGTAGAATCCTCGGTTGTGTCAACGATGGGCAAAACGGCCGTCTCGTCTACGGGAGGCGTAAACGATTCGCTGTTGCTACAAGCAACAAAATAGAGGGACACTATGAGTGCCAAAAGAAACTTCATATTTTCTCCTTAGACCTCCCGATCCCTTTGTAAAAGTACAAAAAAATTTTGGAGGTGGAGAAAAGTCTAGAAGTTCTTATCGGTGTTCGTGGCGGATTGGCTTTAGCTGGTTGATGACCGATTGCAGTTCCTTGGGCAGCGGGCAATCAAAAACTTTCTTGTCGCCTTGCCATGTGAATTCCAGTCGGCAACTGTGCAGGAACAATCGGTTGAGCCCGAGCATTTTTTTGACTTCGCGGTTGAGGGCAAAGTCACCGTAGCGTGTGTCGCCGAGGAGCGGATGCCCGATGCTTGCAAAATGCGCGCGGATTTGGTGCATGCGGCCTGTTTCGAGCTTGATTTTTACTAGGTCGTAGCCTTCGTAATGCTGCTTGACGCGGTAGTGGGTGATTGCCTTTTGTGCGTCCTTGCCGGTTTCGCCGACCTTCATTTTAGAGCCCTTGGCGGCGTCGGTGCGGGTGAGCGTCTCGTTGATGGTCCCCTTGTCTTTTTTGAGATTCCCCTTGACGAGGGCAAAATAGAATTTGTCAACTTCGTGTTCGCGAATCATGCGCGTGAGTTCACGGAGCGTGTCGCCGTGGAGGGCGGCAATGATCATGCCCGAGGTTTCTTGGTCGAGGCGGTGGGCGATAGTGGGCTTGAAGTCGAGCCCTTCGCGGCGGCCCCATTCCCACAGGTATTCTACGAGGCTCTCGCCGGGGCGAGTGCCGGAGCCCGGTTGGCTTGCGAGTCCCGAGGGCTTGTTGACGATAACGTAGTCTTCGGTTTGTATAATGAGGTCGAGTTCCTTGGCGCCCCAGCCAGACTGCTTCTCGGCGGGGGAGGTGGCCTTGCCCCAGGTGGATTTTGCTTTTGCAAAACCGGTGCTGGGCTTATCGCCTTCGTTTTGGCTGGCGGGAAACTGGATGACATTGGTTGCGCCCTGGGAATCCGCATCGACGCTTTTGAAGTTTTCGTAGATGCAGACGGTGTCGCCTTCCTGCAACATTTGATTTGCCTTGCCTACGACGCCATTCACACGGACTTTCTTTTTGCGGATGACGGCGAAAAAGACCGACAGCGATTCGTCGGGAAATGCCTTGCGCAAAAAACGGTCGAGGCGCATGTTGGCAAAATTGCGGTCAATGACTCGGGTAATCATAAGCTTTCCTTTTTCGCGTAGTGGGCGAGTCGCACGCCGTCGGCGGCGCTAGTGACGATTCCGCCGGAATATCCGGCGCCTTCGCCGAGCACAAACAGGCCTTTGGTATTCACGCTTTCAAGCGTCTCGTTGTTGCGACTCATGCGCAGTGGGCTGCTGGTGCGGGTTTCGGGGGCGACAATCAGGCCTTCTTCGATGAATCCGGGAATCTTCTTGTCAAAATTCTGGAATCCTTCGGCGAGGCTCTTGCAAATGGTTTTGTCCATCCAGTCCCAGAGATTGCTTTGTACAAGCCCGCAGGGGTAGGTGGATTTCGGGAGCGATTTGTCTTCGCGGTGGGCGAGGAACGCCTTGATGGTTTGGGCCGGAGCGGCGTAACTCTTGCCGCCGACCGCGTAGGCGTCGCTTTCGATTTTGCGCTGGAATTCAAGACCGCCAAAGAGCTTGTCGCTTGCGGCAATGGGCACGGCGATGGCGCCGTTGGCAAAGGGACCGTTGCGGCGGCTGTAACTCATGCCGTTGGTGGCAAGGGTCCCGGGCTCCGAGGCGCAAGGTACCAGAACGCCACCCGGGCACATGCAGAAACTGTAGGCGCTGCTCGATTTGTTCAGTGTCGGGGTGGCGAGGAAATATTCGGCGGAACCCGTGAGCTTGGTGTCTACATTCAGGCCCAGCTGGCGCATGTTGATGAGCGCTTGTGGGTGTTCGACGCGCACGCCCATGGCAAAAGCCTTGCTTTCGAGCGTGACGCCACGGGCGTGGAGCATTTCGTAAATGCTCCGGGCGGAATGCCCGACGGCGAGCACCAAGGCTTCGCAGGGTTTCCAATTTGCCTGAGAATTGGGCGTTGAAACGTCTCGCAGCTGGATCGCCGCAATGCGACCATCCTTAATCTCGATGTCTTCAAGGGCGGTGCTAAAATGAATCTTGCCGCCAAGCTTTGCAATTTCGGCGCGCAGCTCACGCAGCAATAAAACCAGACGGTCCGTGCCGATATGCGGCTTGGCGAAGGTCACGACCGATTCGTCGACTCCAAAGTCGACCATGTCGTGTAGAACCTGTTCCACGAACAGGTTCCGGGTGCGGGTGTTAAGCTTTCCGTCACTGAATGCCCCCGCACCGCCTTCGCCATAAAGCACGTTGCTGTAGGCGTTAAAATTCCGGTCAACAAAGAATCGGCGAATATCGCGGAAACGCTCTTCCACGCATTTGCCCTGTTCGTACAAATCGACGGCAAAACCTTTCCGCAACAAATGCAAGGTTGCCCAAAGTCCACTCGGGCCTGCGCCAATGACATCCACATGGCCGGGCATCGCGACGCTGCTTTTCTGCGGGTCGGTCTCTAAACTTTCTTTGTCACGTGTCGCCGCTACAAGCCCCTTGGCGTGATTTCCGGTGGCACGGACTTCACGTTTTAAGTCAAAAATCACGTTGTAAGACCACTTGGGGTCTCCTTTGCGACGGCTATCCAACGAAAATCGCTCCACCTGCAAATTGAAGATTTCTTCGGGGTGCAGGCGGAGTTCCTTGGCCAAAGCCTCGCGGTACTTGCCTTTCTTGGCAAGCGCAACGCTTAGTTCTCTGTAACGGTAGGTGAACATTATTCCAAATTTAAAAAATAAAGAGCCGCTTTTTGTAAAAGCGGCTCTCTTTAAACAATGTTAGATGTTTTTAGAATACGTAGTTCACGCGGATGCCGGCGTAAATATCCTTGTATTCGTCGCTCAAATTGTCCGGACGATAGTAAAGGGCCGTGCCCGTGTACCAATCGGTGCTCAGACGCTTGGTGTGGTTCACGCGCAGATTCACGTTGCCCAACACATCCGTTTCGGTTTCGTCTTCGCTAATGCCGTCTTCTTCCCAGTCAATGGTCATATAACGAAGTTCTCCAGAAAGGCCCAGAACCAAGAAACGCTTCAGGAACGAAATTTCAAGTTCGTCGTTGACCGTAAATTCGCGTTCGGTCATGTCGTTGCGTTCGTAGTTCTTGAAACGCGGCGTAAATCCGAAGCGGTTCTGCACGCGCTTCAGAGTCGTCGTTGCGGAGAGCGGATAGGCGTGTTCAAAGTAGTCTGCACCGCCAAAGTAGTAACCCAGCTTGGCCCAAGTGGTGTTGGAAAGATCCATGCCGCTAATCAAGGCGTCCTTGTAGAACTTGGAATCGTCGCTACGGAGAATCCAACGGCCGCCAGCCTTGAAGATGGTGCTGAAGCCGCGAACCGTCAAGTCCAAAGCCCAAGTGTTCTTGTAGATTCTTTCCTGGAATTTAGAGGCGAGATAGTCTTCGTCGGACAGATTCATGTATTCGGCCCAGCGAGCGGAATCCAACACGGCGGTTATTTCGCCGTCAACGATTTCGGTCGTAGTTCTGCCCTGGCGAGGTGCAAACCATCCGTCTTTATAAATTCCGTCTTTCAGAATGGGGTCGACGTGGATTTGGTTGGGGCGGTATTGCGTGCGGTATTCCAGATTGTAACCGACACTCACGTCTACGTTCTTGCCAATCTTGAAGTCGTTGCCCAAAGACCAGTTCTGAATGTACTTGGTTCTGCCGTAATCCAGTTCGTGTTCTTCGAACCACTTGGAATCGCTGTCGTTGAAGAGACCCCAGCGGGTTCCTTCGCCAAGGCCAAGCAGGTTTGTCTTGTCTCCATTGGCGGCGTTTTCGATATTGAGCAAGTAGCCAAAGTTGAGAGTCCAGAACTTGGTGATGATTTGTTCGATGTTGCCGCCGAATTCACGCGTGTCGGAGAGCTGGTCCGGAGATCCGGCGCTGTAGTAGTCTTCGCCCACGTATTTCAAGTGGCCCGAAATCGTGGTCTTGTAAATGTTCCAGAAGAGCGAGGCTCCGATGGCGAAATTCTGGCTGCCCCAGTTGAGGCCGAGAACGCGGTCATCATCGCGGTCGCTGTCGTATTCCTTTTTCAGGCTCTTGGCTTCGCGAATGAGGGTGCGCAAGGAATCGCGCATTTCGCTGCGGTTAAGCGTCGTGTTGCCTCCGAAGATTTCTTCGAGTTGGGCAGACGAAAGCGAATTGATCTTGTTTTCGTTGGCCATGAGCTGGCGGAGCATTGTCATCGATGCTGTGTTGATTCCGGCTTCGGTAAACACCTTGTTGATGGCGCGTTCCCTGTAAACGTCTGCGGTGTCGGCGCGGCCGACGGCAATCTGACCGTTCAGTTCGATGTCGCCGGGGTAGAACAACCAGTTTCCATCGGCGAATACGGTAAAGGACTTTTGCAAGGGTTCGCTTGTAATGGAACTGCTGCTTCCGCCATCGCGTAACAGCGGGTCGTGAATTTCGTCGTCGGCATAAATGGCGCCAATAGTTGCATCAAAACGGCGCAGCGGAGACCACTTGATAGATCCGCCGTAAGCAAGGCGCTGTGCCTGTGCTTCGCCCTCGTCAATGTAATTCTTGTAGATGTAGGGGTGGCGTTCGCCAATCAAGTAGGGCTTGCGGTTTTCGCCGAAGAATCCGCTCAATTCCAGCAAAGGCTGGTTCACGTTGTTCCTGAGGAGCGAAAGCGTGTAGCCCGCACCGAAGAGGGGGAGGCTTGCCATGTAGGTTTCGCCGGCGGTCTTGGTAAAGTCGCCCAAGATAAGCTTGTTGTAGCTGTCGGTGTAAGTCAAGGTAACCGGGGTCGGAGAGAATTGGTTCCACTGGTCGCCGGTATAGTCGCCATTGAATTCAATGGACTTGCCGTCCGGAGACTGCATCAACAAGTAAACGCTTGCTTCGGTACCGAATCCGGGAACCTGGAAAATGTTCTGGTAGCGATCTCCGTTATGGTCTTTGCGCATAAGGACTTTGTGGTAGTAGTTGTTTACCATCACGCTACCCATGACGCTCCAGGCCTTCGGGGCTTTGGCGTCTTCCTCTTCTTCTTTTTGGGCGAGCAGGTCGCCAATTTTATCGTTTGCGTTGACGGCGCGGCTTTCGACGCCCGGAATTTCAGGGCTTGCGGGCAGGGCCTGTGCAACGCCGTCGTAATCCTTGTTAAAGTCGGTCTCGTTTCCGTTAATGCTTTCGATAACGTCCTTTTCAAGAACGTCACCGGCGCTTGCGCCCACGGCGTTCTTGCTGACTTGGGTGTTGTCAAAGGTCAATTGGCTGTTGCCCATGTCCAAAACGGCGTAGGAGTTGTTTTCGAAGTTGGAAGATTGAACGTTCGTAATGGCGAGCTGAGCGTTGTAAAGGGCGACCTTGTTGCCGTCGAACTTCACGTCGCTGATATTCATGTCGCTGTAGCTGTCGGTATGGACTGCAGCACCGTCATTCTTTTCGAAAAGGCATCCGCTGATAGAAACTTTCGAGTTTTTGGCGTAGACGCCACGGCTCGAAGTGTTCGCAATCTTGCTGGATTGAATGGTCGCGGAACTATTTTCGACTGCGATACCATTTTCTGCGCCGCTAATATTGGCGTTTCTGATTTCGGACTGTTCTTTACCGGTAATAAAGATGCCTTTCCAGCTGCCGTTCTTGGAATCGCTTGCTGCCGAGACGAATTCGACCTCGCTTTCGCTTGTACCGGCGACGACAAACTGTCCCTTGACATAAAGGCCGGTGCCTGGAGCAAACTGCAACTTGACTCCCGGTTCAATCACGAGCACTTGGTTTTCTTCGACAGTCAGGTTTTCTGTTACCAGATACGGGGACTGTTCTACCCTGATAAATCCGTGAACGTTGCCGCTGAGCGGGGTGCCTTGAACTGGGGTTGCCGGTTCTTGGGCGTAAGCCAGAGCGGTGGTCAGGGCGATAATCGAAAAAAGAGAAATGTTTTTCATTATTTGACCTTGTATGGCTTAGATTCAGTAAGAATTTCACCGCTCTTCAGGGTGACGGTAATTTTGACTGTGGTTGTAGTTCCGTACGGTAGTGCAATCTGCTGGTCAATCCGGTTCGACTGTAAGTCTGTGCCACGGAGCTGGATGTTTTGGTCGGGCAGGGTAATGTCAATCTGCTTGATGTATGTCGGATCGTTTTGGGGAAGGTTCTTGACCGAGAACGAAAGCTGTTTATGGATCTTGCTGTTGACACTTTTGGGTGGGGGTGGCACGAACAAACGTTCCTCTTCTTTGCCACCGTCAATGACAATCTTTGCTTTTCTGATGGGCGGGTAACAATCCAGTTTCTGGGTCAAATCAACTTTGTTGCCTGCGAGATCTTCGACATGGAACTTGTACACGTGGGTGCCGCTAGTCAGGTTTTCGTAGAACTTGCGGTCGCTGTCAAAGTAGATTTCTTTTTGGGCGACGTTATCGATGTACAGCGTGTAAATCGCCTTGTCTCCGTTGGTCTGGCCTAACGCGAGAGCGGCCTTGCACTGGTTGGGGTAAAGTGCGAGCGTTGGCGGAATCAGGTTCACGGTCTTGCATGACTTAACTACCCTGATGGGAACATTTATGTCCTTGTAGCCTTTTTGAGATTCGAAATTCAGGTGGAGCGTATTTTCGTTCCAGTTGCCGTTCTTGTCGGATACGGCGATGGAGTGCGTAAAGCGGCCGTTTGCGCTGAGGGGGACGAGGTTTTTCGAGGTGTGTTTGCCGAGCGAAACGGTAAGGACTGCGTTCTGGTCGGTGGTGTCGAATACGCCTTCAATGGTAACCATGGCAGGGTCACATACTTCGATCGGCATGCTGGTTGTAACGGTTAATAGGGCCTGGTCGTCTGCAACGGTAGTGTCGCTTGTGCCTGCGAAATAGGTGGTTACGAGACCGCACTGAATTGTGTTGGTGGAGTCGCCATCATAGAAGCAGGTGAAAGGAATTTTCTTTTGACCGATAGTGCTGGGCGCCCATTCGACGGCCAACTGGATGGCGCTACCATCGGAGCG
Above is a genomic segment from Fibrobacter sp. UWB5 containing:
- a CDS encoding NAD(P)/FAD-dependent oxidoreductase, which translates into the protein MFTYRYRELSVALAKKGKYREALAKELRLHPEEIFNLQVERFSLDSRRKGDPKWSYNVIFDLKREVRATGNHAKGLVAATRDKESLETDPQKSSVAMPGHVDVIGAGPSGLWATLHLLRKGFAVDLYEQGKCVEERFRDIRRFFVDRNFNAYSNVLYGEGGAGAFSDGKLNTRTRNLFVEQVLHDMVDFGVDESVVTFAKPHIGTDRLVLLLRELRAEIAKLGGKIHFSTALEDIEIKDGRIAAIQLRDVSTPNSQANWKPCEALVLAVGHSARSIYEMLHARGVTLESKAFAMGVRVEHPQALINMRQLGLNVDTKLTGSAEYFLATPTLNKSSSAYSFCMCPGGVLVPCASEPGTLATNGMSYSRRNGPFANGAIAVPIAASDKLFGGLEFQRKIESDAYAVGGKSYAAPAQTIKAFLAHREDKSLPKSTYPCGLVQSNLWDWMDKTICKSLAEGFQNFDKKIPGFIEEGLIVAPETRTSSPLRMSRNNETLESVNTKGLFVLGEGAGYSGGIVTSAADGVRLAHYAKKESL
- a CDS encoding FecR domain-containing protein; the protein is MSFYRSFRLLATLLVLLVGVSFAAKAQSGKVHYAVGEVFLHRSGNVQVIKSSDPEKNKLKKAKTVKKGDDIETLLESEVIIALPDGSSFNVQENTVVAITELSFEDGENNFITEVKRGSMKFDVQKQANGKSKFKFKTGIATAAIRGTDGFVGKVSKCEIASLSTGNLSFEISTTKTTQAITGGQTIILCKDNPIIIDLESSGNNELFKALDSVLTDTTLSADAIRKAAEKANKEISEKQKELRSKIDCHIDPLPDIVYSAKQTITATCSEGTHIRIFGEPERSDGSAIQLAVEWAPSTIGQKKIPFTCFYDGDSTNTIQCGLVTTYFAGTSDTTVADDQALLTVTTSMPIEVCDPAMVTIEGVFDTTDQNAVLTVSLGKHTSKNLVPLSANGRFTHSIAVSDKNGNWNENTLHLNFESQKGYKDINVPIRVVKSCKTVNLIPPTLALYPNQCKAALALGQTNGDKAIYTLYIDNVAQKEIYFDSDRKFYENLTSGTHVYKFHVEDLAGNKVDLTQKLDCYPPIRKAKIVIDGGKEEERLFVPPPPKSVNSKIHKQLSFSVKNLPQNDPTYIKQIDITLPDQNIQLRGTDLQSNRIDQQIALPYGTTTTVKITVTLKSGEILTESKPYKVK
- a CDS encoding right-handed parallel beta-helix repeat-containing protein is translated as MKNISLFSIIALTTALAYAQEPATPVQGTPLSGNVHGFIRVEQSPYLVTENLTVEENQVLVIEPGVKLQFAPGTGLYVKGQFVVAGTSESEVEFVSAASDSKNGSWKGIFITGKEQSEIRNANISGAENGIAVENSSATIQSSKIANTSSRGVYAKNSKVSISGCLFEKNDGAAVHTDSYSDMNISDVKFDGNKVALYNAQLAITNVQSSNFENNSYAVLDMGNSQLTFDNTQVSKNAVGASAGDVLEKDVIESINGNETDFNKDYDGVAQALPASPEIPGVESRAVNANDKIGDLLAQKEEEEDAKAPKAWSVMGSVMVNNYYHKVLMRKDHNGDRYQNIFQVPGFGTEASVYLLMQSPDGKSIEFNGDYTGDQWNQFSPTPVTLTYTDSYNKLILGDFTKTAGETYMASLPLFGAGYTLSLLRNNVNQPLLELSGFFGENRKPYLIGERHPYIYKNYIDEGEAQAQRLAYGGSIKWSPLRRFDATIGAIYADDEIHDPLLRDGGSSSSITSEPLQKSFTVFADGNWLFYPGDIELNGQIAVGRADTADVYRERAINKVFTEAGINTASMTMLRQLMANENKINSLSSAQLEEIFGGNTTLNRSEMRDSLRTLIREAKSLKKEYDSDRDDDRVLGLNWGSQNFAIGASLFWNIYKTTISGHLKYVGEDYYSAGSPDQLSDTREFGGNIEQIITKFWTLNFGYLLNIENAANGDKTNLLGLGEGTRWGLFNDSDSKWFEEHELDYGRTKYIQNWSLGNDFKIGKNVDVSVGYNLEYRTQYRPNQIHVDPILKDGIYKDGWFAPRQGRTTTEIVDGEITAVLDSARWAEYMNLSDEDYLASKFQERIYKNTWALDLTVRGFSTIFKAGGRWILRSDDSKFYKDALISGMDLSNTTWAKLGYYFGGADYFEHAYPLSATTTLKRVQNRFGFTPRFKNYERNDMTEREFTVNDELEISFLKRFLVLGLSGELRYMTIDWEEDGISEDETETDVLGNVNLRVNHTKRLSTDWYTGTALYYRPDNLSDEYKDIYAGIRVNYVF
- a CDS encoding RluA family pseudouridine synthase; the protein is MITRVIDRNFANMRLDRFLRKAFPDESLSVFFAVIRKKKVRVNGVVGKANQMLQEGDTVCIYENFKSVDADSQGATNVIQFPASQNEGDKPSTGFAKAKSTWGKATSPAEKQSGWGAKELDLIIQTEDYVIVNKPSGLASQPGSGTRPGESLVEYLWEWGRREGLDFKPTIAHRLDQETSGMIIAALHGDTLRELTRMIREHEVDKFYFALVKGNLKKDKGTINETLTRTDAAKGSKMKVGETGKDAQKAITHYRVKQHYEGYDLVKIKLETGRMHQIRAHFASIGHPLLGDTRYGDFALNREVKKMLGLNRLFLHSCRLEFTWQGDKKVFDCPLPKELQSVINQLKPIRHEHR